The following are from one region of the Epinephelus fuscoguttatus linkage group LG11, E.fuscoguttatus.final_Chr_v1 genome:
- the fam167ab gene encoding protein FAM167A — translation MDAPSAPQITVDKSNVLEEEECGKDLPTDDHLMNLKALTEKLRLETRRPSYLEWKARLEADSFRESGTGKGSIKVEPEGKLVTPKETVVKSDVIQRKLPSGVPKGFENIDEALSWLRRELTDMRLQDQQLARQLMRLRNDINKLKIEQTCHLHRRMLNDATFGLEERDELSDLLCECPVTPGLGLSAPLRLIGVTKMNINSRRFSLC, via the exons ATGGATGCTCCCTCAGCTCCTCAGATTACTGTGGACAAGTCTAATGtcctggaggaagaagaatgtgGGAAAGATCTGCCCACAGATGACCATCTCATGAACTTGAAGGCCCTGACGGAGAAACTAAGACTGGAGACCAGGAGGCCTTCGTACCTGGAGTGGAAAGCCCGACTCGAGGCGGACAGTTTCAGAGAGTCTGGAACTGGAAAAGGCTCAATCAAAGTGGAGCCTGAGGGGAAACTGGTCACCCCCAAAGAGACTGTGGTGAAGTCTGATGTGATTCAGCGCAAGTTGCCGTCGGGTGTACCGAAGGGATTTGAGAACATCGATGAAGCACTCAGCTGGCTGAGGAGAGAACTG ACAGACATGCGCTTGCAGGACCAGCAGCTGGCGAGGCAGCTCATGCGGCTCCGCAATGACATCAACAAGCTGAAGATAGAGCAGACGTGCCACCTGCATCGCCGGATGCTCAACGACGCCACCTTCGGCCTCGAGGAGCGGGACGAGCTGTCGGACCTGCTGTGCGAATGTCCGGTCACCCCGGGGCTCGGCCTCTCTGCCCCGCTGAGACTCATCGGCGTCACCAAGATGAACATTAACTCTCGCCGCTTCTCGCTCTGCTAG
- the lca5 gene encoding lebercilin isoform X2, giving the protein MSDNMESENIADPYEDNRDRSRQSHRSTKKDSRASSSQKHKKKFRDKIHDEGEKEGCVDSRSKTRTWRSDPDRDQISDGERRRSSGSFYSEDYENDSPSEGSLTPYSQSRTPSPTLHRGVRAKRISNSPFYKTGGVGRRGVSRPQRLGGQPLTQQHRKGVRSQSKESTPPKDLDLVTKRMLSARLLKINELRNSLAELQQRTDELQKENRILRQLQVRQEKALQRYDDTESEISQLLVRHNNETHVLRERLRRTQERERVAERQMKDSEEQLQRSRATIARLKKLVDQRELGARDELSRRLEEEKTRAQEAERKIKELERSMELSNSSYQRQLAAERKKTISAQEEIRTLQEELERLTNKLKEKERELDARNIYANRMMKPPVRKDVDSGTKRKVPSRSSTKAVQAKDRASSLDFPTPPPAITDANEYSEQAPDEYLSLKELDSADRHAETEDRHQKWEQQKMRDGEKEKELVKEKEREQDKEEKQQISQELNALEEKAKTLRDGWEKKKEEEDRKKTSPLFDREEENNRKRGHVQEEVERWNQEVLANQQAAAEARRKKDQLLAKMREIDHQDHRAQDAVFSESSPSESNKAASNHYSPRPPEQRNHNSSIFNLTESEDSASLRTGAGSRDGGRRRSGIEGGAALPGMGRRGLRPQISNDDLAFGSYAPSFGHSASRGSSGFPPPPPPPKEDRDSALEAIGIFSLRGTETEKEKETERAGKDRKSSLMQQLFGAVATPAGDSVSTSNKMEVLNSPPTTNGVRSRRDGLLSFNSGSNTPPASSLNTVHIADSRPAVRAITSFDDDIEELTL; this is encoded by the exons TGACAACATGGAATCGGAAAACATAGCTGACCCGTATGAAGACAACCGGGATCGAAGTCGTCAGTCACACCGGAGTACAAAGAAGGATTCCCGAGCGTCGTCTtcccaaaaacacaaaaagaagtTCCGGGACAAGATCCATGACGAGGGTGAAAAAGAAGGCTGTGTTGACAGTAGATCGAAAACCCGAACTTGGCGTTCAGATCCAGACCGGGACCAGATATCAGATGGAGAGAGACGAAGAAGTAGTGGGTCGTTTTACTCGGAGGACTATGAGAATGATTCACCCTCAGAGGGCTCGCTCACACCGTACTCCCAGTCCCGGACTCCATCGCCTACCCTTCACAGAGGGGTGCGGGCAAAGAGGATTTCTAACAGCCCCTTCTACAAGACAG GTGGTGTGGGGCGCCGAGGTGTGTCTCGCCCACAGCGTTTAGGTGGCCAGCCTCTGACCCAGCAGCATCGCAAGGGAGTGCGCTCACAAAGCAAGGAGTCCACCCCCCCTAAAGATCTGGACCTGGTGACCAAGAGGATGCTTTCGGCCCGCCTACTAAAGATCAATGAACTGCGTAACTCCcttgctgagctgcagcagcgCACCGATGAGCTGCAGAAGGAAAATCGAATTCTCAGACAG CTTCAGGTACGCCAAGAGAAAGCCCTGCAGCGCTACGATGACACAGAGAGCGAGATTTCCCAGCTGCTCGTGCGCCACAACAACGAGACCCACGTGCTGCGCGAGCGGCTCAGGCGCACTCAGGAGCGGGAACGGGTAGCCGAGAGGCAGATGAAGGACAGCGAGGAGCAGCTGCAAAGGAGTCGGGCAACCATCGCGCGACTGAAGAAGCTTGTAGACCAGCGAGAGTTGGGAGCTAGAGACGAGCTGAGCCGCAGGCTGGAGGAAGAGAAGACGCGGGCTCAGGAGGCAGAACGAAAGATTAAG gagcTGGAGCGCAGCATGGAGCTGAGCAACAGCAGTTACCAGAGGCAGCTggctgcagagaggaagaagacaatCAGTGCCCAGGAGGAGATCAGGACTCTGCAGGAAGAGCTGGAACGACTGACCAATAAACTCAAG gagaaggagagagagctgGACGCTAGGAACATCTACGCCAACCGCATGATGAAACCCCCAGTTAGAAAAGATGTTGACAGTGGCACAAAGCGGAAAG TCCCCAGCAGGAGCAGCACCAAGGCGGTGCAGGCTAAAGACAGGGCGTCTAGTCTGGATTTCCCCACACCTCCCCCTGCCATCACCGATGCCAACGAGTACAGCGAACAGGCACCTGACGAATACCTATCACTCAAG GAGCTCGACAGCgcggacagacatgcagagacagaggacagacatcAAAAGTGGGAACAGCAGAAgatgagagatggagaaaaggagaaggagttggtgaaggagaaagagagagagcaggacaAAGAGGAGAAACAGCAAATCAGCCAGGAGCTTAATGCCCTTGAGGAGAAGGCAAAGACACTAAGAGATG GctgggagaaaaagaaagaggaagaagacagaaagaagaCAAGTCCCCTGTTCGACCGGGAGGAAGAGAACAACAGGAAGCGTGGCCATGTCCAGGAAGAGGTGGAGAGGTGGAACCAGGAGGTTCTGGCCAATCAGCAAGCAGCAGCGGAAGCACGTCGTAAAAAAGACCAGCTGCTGGCTAAGATGCGTGAAATAGACCATCAAGACCACAGAGCCCAGGATGCCGTCTTCTCTGAGTCTAGTCCCTCTGAGTCCAATAAGGCTGCCAGTAACCATTATTCTCCTCGTCCTCCTGAGCAGAGGAACCATAACTCTTCCATTTTTAACCTCACAGAATCAGAGGATTCGGCCAGTTTGCGCACCGGTGCTGGAAGCAGGGACGGCGGAAGGAGAAGATCAGGCATAGAGGGCGGAGCTGCTTTACCAGGAATGGGGAGGCGAGGGCTACGGCCTCAAATCTCCAACGACGACTTGGCATTCGGAAGCTATGCGCCTTCTTTCGGACATTCGGCTTCTCGAGGCTCCTCAGgcttccctccacctccacctccacccaaAGAGGACAGGGACTCTGCGTTAGAAGCTATAGGTATCTTTAGTCTCAGAGGgacggagacagagaaagaaaaggagacagaaagagcaGGGAAGGACAGGAAGTCTAGCCTCATGCAGCAGCTATTTGGCGCCGTGGCAACACCTGCTGGTGACAGCGTGAGCACCTCCAATAAAATGGAGGTCCTCAACAGTCCTCCAACGACAAATGGAGTGCGTTCAAGAAGGGACGGACTGCTCAGCTTCAACTCAGGATCCAACACGCCTCCAGCGTCCTCCCTCAACACTGTGCACATCGCAGATAGCAGGCCTGCCGTCCGTGCCATCACATCATTCGATGATGACATAGAGGAACTTACTTTATGA
- the lca5 gene encoding lebercilin isoform X1, protein MSDNMESENIADPYEDNRDRSRQSHRSTKKDSRASSSQKHKKKFRDKIHDEGEKEGCVDSRSKTRTWRSDPDRDQISDGERRRSSGSFYSEDYENDSPSEGSLTPYSQSRTPSPTLHRGVRAKRISNSPFYKTGGVGRRGVSRPQRLGGQPLTQQHRKGVRSQSKESTPPKDLDLVTKRMLSARLLKINELRNSLAELQQRTDELQKENRILRQLQVRQEKALQRYDDTESEISQLLVRHNNETHVLRERLRRTQERERVAERQMKDSEEQLQRSRATIARLKKLVDQRELGARDELSRRLEEEKTRAQEAERKIKELERSMELSNSSYQRQLAAERKKTISAQEEIRTLQEELERLTNKLKEKERELDARNIYANRMMKPPVRKDVDSGTKRKVPSRSSTKAVQAKDRASSLDFPTPPPAITDANEYSEQAPDEYLSLKQELDSADRHAETEDRHQKWEQQKMRDGEKEKELVKEKEREQDKEEKQQISQELNALEEKAKTLRDGWEKKKEEEDRKKTSPLFDREEENNRKRGHVQEEVERWNQEVLANQQAAAEARRKKDQLLAKMREIDHQDHRAQDAVFSESSPSESNKAASNHYSPRPPEQRNHNSSIFNLTESEDSASLRTGAGSRDGGRRRSGIEGGAALPGMGRRGLRPQISNDDLAFGSYAPSFGHSASRGSSGFPPPPPPPKEDRDSALEAIGIFSLRGTETEKEKETERAGKDRKSSLMQQLFGAVATPAGDSVSTSNKMEVLNSPPTTNGVRSRRDGLLSFNSGSNTPPASSLNTVHIADSRPAVRAITSFDDDIEELTL, encoded by the exons TGACAACATGGAATCGGAAAACATAGCTGACCCGTATGAAGACAACCGGGATCGAAGTCGTCAGTCACACCGGAGTACAAAGAAGGATTCCCGAGCGTCGTCTtcccaaaaacacaaaaagaagtTCCGGGACAAGATCCATGACGAGGGTGAAAAAGAAGGCTGTGTTGACAGTAGATCGAAAACCCGAACTTGGCGTTCAGATCCAGACCGGGACCAGATATCAGATGGAGAGAGACGAAGAAGTAGTGGGTCGTTTTACTCGGAGGACTATGAGAATGATTCACCCTCAGAGGGCTCGCTCACACCGTACTCCCAGTCCCGGACTCCATCGCCTACCCTTCACAGAGGGGTGCGGGCAAAGAGGATTTCTAACAGCCCCTTCTACAAGACAG GTGGTGTGGGGCGCCGAGGTGTGTCTCGCCCACAGCGTTTAGGTGGCCAGCCTCTGACCCAGCAGCATCGCAAGGGAGTGCGCTCACAAAGCAAGGAGTCCACCCCCCCTAAAGATCTGGACCTGGTGACCAAGAGGATGCTTTCGGCCCGCCTACTAAAGATCAATGAACTGCGTAACTCCcttgctgagctgcagcagcgCACCGATGAGCTGCAGAAGGAAAATCGAATTCTCAGACAG CTTCAGGTACGCCAAGAGAAAGCCCTGCAGCGCTACGATGACACAGAGAGCGAGATTTCCCAGCTGCTCGTGCGCCACAACAACGAGACCCACGTGCTGCGCGAGCGGCTCAGGCGCACTCAGGAGCGGGAACGGGTAGCCGAGAGGCAGATGAAGGACAGCGAGGAGCAGCTGCAAAGGAGTCGGGCAACCATCGCGCGACTGAAGAAGCTTGTAGACCAGCGAGAGTTGGGAGCTAGAGACGAGCTGAGCCGCAGGCTGGAGGAAGAGAAGACGCGGGCTCAGGAGGCAGAACGAAAGATTAAG gagcTGGAGCGCAGCATGGAGCTGAGCAACAGCAGTTACCAGAGGCAGCTggctgcagagaggaagaagacaatCAGTGCCCAGGAGGAGATCAGGACTCTGCAGGAAGAGCTGGAACGACTGACCAATAAACTCAAG gagaaggagagagagctgGACGCTAGGAACATCTACGCCAACCGCATGATGAAACCCCCAGTTAGAAAAGATGTTGACAGTGGCACAAAGCGGAAAG TCCCCAGCAGGAGCAGCACCAAGGCGGTGCAGGCTAAAGACAGGGCGTCTAGTCTGGATTTCCCCACACCTCCCCCTGCCATCACCGATGCCAACGAGTACAGCGAACAGGCACCTGACGAATACCTATCACTCAAG CAGGAGCTCGACAGCgcggacagacatgcagagacagaggacagacatcAAAAGTGGGAACAGCAGAAgatgagagatggagaaaaggagaaggagttggtgaaggagaaagagagagagcaggacaAAGAGGAGAAACAGCAAATCAGCCAGGAGCTTAATGCCCTTGAGGAGAAGGCAAAGACACTAAGAGATG GctgggagaaaaagaaagaggaagaagacagaaagaagaCAAGTCCCCTGTTCGACCGGGAGGAAGAGAACAACAGGAAGCGTGGCCATGTCCAGGAAGAGGTGGAGAGGTGGAACCAGGAGGTTCTGGCCAATCAGCAAGCAGCAGCGGAAGCACGTCGTAAAAAAGACCAGCTGCTGGCTAAGATGCGTGAAATAGACCATCAAGACCACAGAGCCCAGGATGCCGTCTTCTCTGAGTCTAGTCCCTCTGAGTCCAATAAGGCTGCCAGTAACCATTATTCTCCTCGTCCTCCTGAGCAGAGGAACCATAACTCTTCCATTTTTAACCTCACAGAATCAGAGGATTCGGCCAGTTTGCGCACCGGTGCTGGAAGCAGGGACGGCGGAAGGAGAAGATCAGGCATAGAGGGCGGAGCTGCTTTACCAGGAATGGGGAGGCGAGGGCTACGGCCTCAAATCTCCAACGACGACTTGGCATTCGGAAGCTATGCGCCTTCTTTCGGACATTCGGCTTCTCGAGGCTCCTCAGgcttccctccacctccacctccacccaaAGAGGACAGGGACTCTGCGTTAGAAGCTATAGGTATCTTTAGTCTCAGAGGgacggagacagagaaagaaaaggagacagaaagagcaGGGAAGGACAGGAAGTCTAGCCTCATGCAGCAGCTATTTGGCGCCGTGGCAACACCTGCTGGTGACAGCGTGAGCACCTCCAATAAAATGGAGGTCCTCAACAGTCCTCCAACGACAAATGGAGTGCGTTCAAGAAGGGACGGACTGCTCAGCTTCAACTCAGGATCCAACACGCCTCCAGCGTCCTCCCTCAACACTGTGCACATCGCAGATAGCAGGCCTGCCGTCCGTGCCATCACATCATTCGATGATGACATAGAGGAACTTACTTTATGA
- the ccm2 gene encoding cerebral cavernous malformations protein 2 homolog: MEDDVKKVKKPGIVSPFKRVFLKGEKGRDKKAQEKATERRALHTFSLSQPDHRIDPDILLNDYIEKEVKYLGQLTSVPGYLNPSSRTEVLQLIDNARKSHQLAGQLTTEQDAVVSLSAYNIKLVRRDGEDIILRVPIHDIAAVSYIRDDSLHLVVIKTAQESGGSPCPSSCPDLNKSQTLSSLSESGAVLVEVCCLLVLAVDNKAAAEELCLLLSQVFQIVYTESTIDFLDRAIFDGATTPTRHLSLYSDDSSSKVDVKEAFDAEASTFPFPGSMEAEGNSPSASTPATPQTKTASEGELSTTAAELLQDYMTTLRTKLSSQEIQQFATLLHEYRNGASIHEFCINLRQLYGDSRKFLLLGLRPFIPEKDSQHFENFLETIGVKDGRGIITDSFGRYRRTASSASDSTTNGNGAVGGSTASDEGQDASEGDEWDRMITDISNDIEALGCSMDQEGVMP; encoded by the exons CCTGGTATCGTGTCTCCATTCAAGCGAGTCTTCCTGaaaggagagaaggggagagacAAGAAGGCCCAGGAGAAGGCCACTGAGCGCAGGGCGCTCCACACCTTCTCGCTCTCTCAGCCTGACCACCGCATCGACCCTGACATCCTGCTTAATGACTACATTGAGAAGGAAGTCAAA TACTTGGGGCAGCTGACATCAGTTCCAGGATACTTGAACCCATCAAGTCGCACAGAAGTGCTGCAGCTCATCGATAATGCAAGG AAGTCCCATCAGTTGGCAGGCCAGCTGACAACAGAGCAGGATGCAGTTGTGAGCTTGTCAGCGTACAACATAAAGCTTGTACGGCGCGATGGGGAGGACATCATCCTGAGGGTGCCCATCCATGATATCGCTGCTGTCTCCTACATCAGGGACGACTCTTTGCACCTTGTGGTGATCAAAacag CCCAGGAGTCGGGAGGTTCTCCTTGCCCTAGCTCGTGTCCCGATCTCAACAAGTCTCAGACCCTGAGCTCCTTGTCAGAGAGCGGAGCTGTGCTGGTGGAAGTCTGCTGCCTGCTTGTGCTGGCTGTGGATAACAAG gcagcagcagaggagctgTGTCTCCTGCTCAGCCAGGTCTTTCAGATCGTTTACACAGAATCAACCATTGACTTCTTGGACAGAGCCATTTTTGATGGAGCAACTACGCCAACCAGACACCTCTCTCTGTACAGTG ATGATTCTTCAAGCAAAGTGGATGTTAAGGAGGCCTTTGATGCAGAGGCCAGCACATT TcctttcccgggttctatggaGGCAGAAGGAAACTCTCCGTCAGCATCCACCCCAGCAACCCCTCAGACGAAGACCGCGAGTGAAGGAGAGCTCAgcaccactgctgcagagctgctgcaggactACATGACCACA CTGAGGACAAAACTGTCATCACAGGAGATCCAGCAGTTTGCCACCCTGCTCCATGAGTATCGTAATGGTGCTTCCATCCATGAGTTCTGCATTAACCTGCGACAGCTCTACGGGGACAGCAGGAAGTTCCTTCTACTTG GCCTGCGTCCCTTCATACCAGAGAAGGACAGCCAGCACTTTGAGAATTTCCTCGAGACCATTGGTGTGAAGGACGGCCGAGGCATCATCACAGACAGCTTCGGTCGCTACCGGCGCACAGCCAGCTCCGCCTCCGATTCCACCACCAACGGCAACGGAGCAGTCGGAGGCAGCACCGCGTCAGACGAAGGCCAGGATGCCTCAGAGGGAGACGAATGGGATCGCATGATCACGGACATCAGTAATGACATCGAAGCTCTGGGCTGCAGCATGGACCAGGAGGGAGTGATGCCCTGA